The Exiguobacterium mexicanum genome includes a window with the following:
- the trxA gene encoding thioredoxin yields the protein MAIKHATTQTFEQEVKEGVVLVDFWAAWCGPCRMIAPVLEELDQEMGDQVQIVKLDVDENPEVAGAFQIQSIPTLMMFKDGQPVSKTMGFQPKEALKEFIATAQ from the coding sequence ATGGCTATTAAACACGCAACGACTCAAACATTCGAACAAGAAGTAAAAGAGGGCGTCGTCCTCGTCGATTTCTGGGCAGCTTGGTGTGGACCGTGCCGCATGATCGCACCGGTACTCGAAGAGCTTGACCAAGAGATGGGCGACCAAGTCCAAATCGTTAAACTCGACGTTGACGAGAACCCAGAAGTAGCGGGCGCTTTCCAAATTCAAAGTATCCCAACACTTATGATGTTCAAAGACGGACAACCTGTTTCGAAAACAATGGGCTTCCAACCAAAAGAAGCACTCAAAGAGTTTATCGCAACAGCACAATAA
- a CDS encoding electron transfer flavoprotein subunit alpha/FixB family protein, which yields MKALILAEAREGALRNVSFEAIAAAKQLTDDVTAVVIGDDVKALANELGEYGAGRVLVIEDERLKHYTPDGYGQVLRQVIDQESPDMIVLGHTALGKDIAPKLAARLDAGLISDVVSIEGSGKDAEFVRPIYSGKAFEKVKFKDSVMFFTIRPNNIDALPRTAGASVSVETPSVELKDLAMIVKEVVRKATGKVDLTEAKVIVAGGRGVKSEDGFKPLEELAELLGGAVGASRGACDADYCDYALQIGQTGKVVTPDLYIACGISGAIQHLAGMSNAKVIVAINKDPEANIFTVADYGIVGDLFDVVPLLTEEFRKHLVNS from the coding sequence ATGAAAGCTTTAATACTCGCAGAAGCGCGTGAAGGCGCGTTACGGAACGTATCATTTGAAGCAATCGCCGCGGCGAAGCAACTGACGGACGACGTGACGGCGGTCGTCATCGGGGATGATGTCAAAGCACTCGCCAATGAACTCGGGGAATACGGCGCGGGACGCGTCCTCGTCATCGAGGACGAGCGTCTCAAACACTACACGCCAGACGGTTACGGACAAGTGCTCCGCCAAGTCATCGACCAGGAGTCGCCGGACATGATCGTGCTCGGCCATACGGCGCTCGGGAAAGATATCGCACCGAAACTAGCGGCTCGTCTGGACGCCGGTCTCATCAGTGACGTCGTCTCGATTGAAGGATCTGGCAAAGACGCCGAGTTCGTCCGCCCGATTTATTCAGGGAAAGCGTTCGAGAAAGTGAAATTCAAAGACTCGGTCATGTTCTTCACGATCCGTCCGAACAACATCGACGCTCTTCCGCGTACGGCTGGAGCGAGTGTGTCGGTCGAGACACCGAGCGTGGAGCTCAAGGACCTCGCCATGATCGTCAAAGAAGTCGTCCGCAAGGCGACGGGGAAAGTCGATTTGACGGAAGCGAAAGTCATCGTCGCCGGTGGGCGCGGCGTCAAGAGCGAGGACGGCTTCAAGCCGCTCGAAGAGCTCGCGGAATTGCTCGGCGGGGCCGTCGGTGCTTCACGTGGAGCATGTGACGCCGACTACTGTGACTACGCGCTACAAATCGGGCAGACCGGGAAAGTCGTCACGCCGGACTTGTATATCGCCTGCGGCATCTCTGGGGCGATCCAACACTTGGCCGGGATGAGCAACGCCAAAGTCATCGTCGCCATCAACAAAGACCCGGAAGCGAACATCTTCACCGTGGCCGACTACGGCATCGTCGGTGACTTGTTCGACGTCGTCCCGCTCTTGACGGAAGAGTTCCGCAAACACCTCGTCAATAGCTGA
- a CDS encoding electron transfer flavoprotein subunit beta/FixA family protein: MNIFVLLKRTFDTEEAIQLENGEIQEDGAEFIINPYDEYAVEEAIRKRDDLGGEVTVVTVGPEDADKELRTALAMGADKAVRISIEDDVEDADHVTISKVLATYLKEQAPDLVFAGNVAIDGGSGQVAPRVAELLDMNYVTTITKLDIDGTTATVTRDVEGDTEVIEVPLPLLVTAQQGLNEPRYPSLPGIMKAKKKPLEELELSDIDLDEDEIEAKIETIERFLPEEKKAGRILEGDTSSQVSELVQLLRTEAKVI, from the coding sequence ATGAATATTTTTGTATTGCTGAAGCGTACGTTCGATACAGAGGAAGCGATTCAGCTCGAGAATGGGGAAATTCAAGAAGACGGCGCTGAGTTCATCATCAACCCGTATGACGAATATGCGGTCGAAGAAGCCATCCGTAAGCGTGACGATCTCGGGGGAGAAGTCACGGTCGTGACGGTCGGACCAGAAGACGCGGACAAAGAACTTCGCACGGCGCTCGCGATGGGTGCGGACAAAGCGGTCCGGATTTCAATCGAGGATGACGTCGAGGACGCGGACCACGTGACGATTTCGAAAGTGCTCGCCACGTACTTGAAAGAGCAAGCGCCTGACCTCGTCTTCGCCGGGAACGTCGCGATCGATGGCGGCAGCGGTCAAGTCGCGCCGCGCGTCGCGGAACTGCTCGATATGAACTACGTGACGACAATCACGAAGCTCGACATCGACGGGACGACGGCGACGGTCACACGCGACGTCGAAGGGGACACGGAAGTAATCGAAGTGCCGCTCCCGCTCCTCGTGACGGCGCAGCAAGGATTGAACGAACCGCGCTACCCGAGCCTTCCAGGCATCATGAAGGCGAAGAAGAAGCCGCTCGAAGAACTCGAACTGTCGGACATCGACCTCGATGAGGACGAGATCGAAGCGAAAATCGAGACGATTGAACGTTTCTTGCCAGAAGAGAAGAAAGCCGGACGCATCCTTGAAGGGGATACGTCGTCACAAGTGAGCGAGCTCGTTCAATTACTTCGCACGGAAGCCAAAGTCATTTAA
- a CDS encoding TetR/AcrR family transcriptional regulator yields MTKNGSKSDRIIDAAVKVIADHGYHGAKVTAIAKEAGVADGTIYLYFKNKEHLLIELFQTKMGLFIDYSKQQIERETTAGDKLYQLIESHLKQLSADYDLAVVTQIELRQSNLALRQKISEVLKPYLNLIDAVVQHGIDTGEFDRDLDYRLARQMIFGTIDEVVTSWMASGFKYDLMSTLPKVHHMLKKGLA; encoded by the coding sequence ATGACAAAGAATGGATCAAAAAGTGACCGCATTATCGATGCGGCAGTGAAAGTGATTGCGGATCATGGCTATCACGGTGCAAAGGTGACGGCCATCGCCAAAGAGGCGGGCGTCGCCGACGGAACGATTTATCTGTACTTCAAAAACAAGGAACATCTGTTGATTGAATTGTTCCAGACGAAGATGGGCCTGTTCATCGACTACTCGAAGCAACAAATCGAGCGGGAGACGACGGCCGGCGACAAACTGTATCAGTTGATTGAGTCGCACTTGAAGCAACTATCGGCCGATTACGACCTCGCCGTCGTGACGCAAATCGAGCTCCGGCAGTCGAACTTGGCGCTCCGACAAAAGATTAGCGAAGTGCTCAAACCGTACTTGAACTTAATCGATGCGGTCGTACAACACGGAATCGACACCGGCGAATTCGATCGCGATCTCGACTATCGACTCGCTCGGCAGATGATTTTCGGCACGATCGACGAAGTGGTCACGAGTTGGATGGCGAGCGGCTTCAAGTATGACTTGATGTCGACGCTACCGAAAGTACACCATATGTTAAAAAAAGGGCTTGCTTAA
- a CDS encoding AMP-binding protein, translated as MNKPWLQDYPADMPETIDYEVKPLYEALSRAATDYPDRTAVSFIGKELTFAEVDDAARRLATMLQSKGLQKGDRVSLMLPNCPQYVISFYAVLYAGGTVVQTNPLYTEHELENLITDSGANILITLDLLYPKSLRVKQKTDIKTIVTTSIADYLPFPKNKLYPIKVKRENNIVIDTTGSVAFKEYKNYGPITPTEIDPKEDVAVLQYTGGTTGLPKGVMLTHFNLTANVDQISNFFYRYNRGDLKRVLSVVPFFHVYGMTCCLNFGMANGYELVLVPRFDVTDVLKTIHKKKPHFFPGAPTMYVGILNDPKSKKYDLSSIEACISGSAPLPVEVQEQFESITGGRIVEGYGLSETSPVTHANFLWDKRIVGSIGVPLSDTSAKIVKADGETPADVGEIGEVMLHGPQVMKGYWQKPEETAAVLKDGWLATGDLGYMGEDGFFNIVDRKKDMIIAGGFNVYPREIEEVLYEHPAVKEAVCIGVPDPYRGETVKAFIVTRDGASVTEEELDKHCREKLAAYKVPKLYEFREELPKTFVGKILRRVLVDEEKAKQVKQSS; from the coding sequence ATGAACAAACCATGGTTGCAAGATTATCCAGCTGACATGCCAGAAACGATTGATTACGAGGTGAAGCCGCTCTATGAGGCGCTATCCCGGGCCGCTACCGATTATCCGGACCGGACCGCCGTCTCCTTCATCGGCAAAGAGTTGACGTTCGCCGAGGTCGATGACGCGGCGAGACGGCTCGCGACGATGCTTCAATCGAAAGGGTTGCAAAAAGGGGACCGCGTCAGCCTGATGCTCCCGAACTGTCCGCAATACGTCATTTCATTCTACGCCGTCCTATACGCCGGCGGTACGGTCGTCCAGACGAATCCGCTCTACACCGAGCATGAGCTCGAGAACTTGATTACCGACTCCGGTGCGAACATCCTCATCACGCTCGACCTCCTCTATCCGAAATCGCTTCGTGTGAAACAGAAGACGGACATCAAGACGATCGTCACGACGAGCATCGCCGATTATCTTCCGTTCCCGAAGAACAAACTCTATCCGATCAAAGTGAAACGTGAGAATAACATCGTCATCGACACGACAGGTTCGGTCGCGTTCAAAGAGTATAAGAACTACGGGCCGATCACCCCGACCGAGATCGATCCGAAAGAGGACGTCGCCGTCTTGCAATATACGGGCGGGACAACGGGGTTGCCAAAAGGCGTCATGCTGACCCACTTCAACTTGACGGCGAACGTCGACCAAATCTCGAACTTCTTCTATAGATATAACCGAGGCGACCTAAAGCGTGTCTTGAGCGTCGTCCCGTTCTTCCACGTCTACGGGATGACATGCTGTCTGAACTTCGGGATGGCGAACGGATATGAGCTCGTCCTCGTCCCGCGCTTTGACGTCACCGACGTCTTGAAGACGATCCACAAGAAGAAGCCACACTTCTTCCCAGGTGCACCGACGATGTATGTCGGCATCCTCAACGACCCGAAATCGAAGAAATATGACCTGTCGTCAATCGAGGCGTGTATCTCCGGGTCGGCGCCGCTCCCGGTCGAAGTGCAGGAGCAGTTCGAGAGCATCACGGGCGGTCGCATCGTCGAAGGGTACGGGTTATCGGAGACGTCACCGGTCACGCACGCGAACTTCCTATGGGATAAACGGATCGTCGGCTCGATCGGCGTGCCGTTGTCGGACACATCTGCTAAAATTGTAAAGGCAGACGGGGAGACGCCGGCGGATGTCGGCGAGATCGGTGAAGTCATGCTTCATGGCCCGCAAGTCATGAAAGGATATTGGCAGAAGCCGGAAGAGACGGCTGCCGTCTTGAAGGATGGATGGCTCGCGACCGGTGACCTCGGCTATATGGGCGAGGATGGGTTCTTCAATATCGTCGACCGGAAGAAGGACATGATCATCGCCGGAGGCTTCAACGTCTATCCACGTGAAATCGAAGAAGTGCTCTATGAGCATCCGGCCGTCAAGGAAGCGGTCTGTATCGGCGTCCCGGACCCATATCGCGGCGAGACGGTCAAGGCGTTCATCGTGACGCGTGACGGCGCCAGCGTGACAGAAGAGGAGCTCGACAAACACTGTCGCGAGAAGCTCGCGGCGTATAAAGTGCCGAAGCTGTACGAGTTCCGTGAGGAGTTGCCGAAGACGTTCGTCGGTAAGATTTTACGTCGTGTCCTCGTCGACGAAGAGAAGGCGAAACAAGTGAAACAAAGCAGTTGA
- a CDS encoding DUF4825 domain-containing protein has translation MKRLSLLVVLLIVLAGCGDTERSNAFQYKGSYVGDNSAVAGIAQTLPMHDCYKSIELQTKKRPYGLTIRYSDPEIERIEQERLAIRNAATYFTLVKNAEIVRFAFPNRTYSFSRPEMEAWLDVDFSTIKWEKELKDHLDEKISNQEQTEAYFKRI, from the coding sequence ATGAAACGGCTCAGTCTGCTCGTCGTCTTGCTCATCGTGCTCGCTGGATGCGGGGACACCGAACGATCGAACGCTTTCCAATACAAAGGGTCTTACGTCGGGGACAACAGCGCCGTCGCCGGCATCGCCCAGACGTTGCCGATGCACGACTGCTACAAGTCGATCGAGCTGCAGACGAAAAAGCGTCCTTACGGCCTGACGATTCGTTACAGTGACCCTGAGATTGAACGAATCGAGCAAGAACGGTTGGCCATCCGCAACGCGGCAACATATTTTACGCTCGTCAAAAATGCGGAAATTGTCCGCTTCGCTTTCCCGAACCGGACATATTCGTTCTCGCGCCCGGAGATGGAGGCGTGGCTCGACGTCGACTTCTCGACGATCAAGTGGGAAAAAGAGTTAAAGGATCACTTAGACGAGAAAATCAGTAACCAAGAGCAGACCGAAGCCTATTTCAAGAGAATCTGA
- a CDS encoding ABC transporter permease subunit, which yields MLSSVLLKKDWKQVSLLWMLLITLATLAYTMPVWTEMQYYDEQIRDIQQNPSQYQEGTQNDIATLTIEDFFSATAGAGYMIGELGTLLPIETVVFLYVVFGFLMASVLIGSERNSQMSDFSMSLPFSRNQLYISKWLIGVSGIVLSSIIGGAVMLVLIHSSRYAFLIEGQTLKVTAVIGLVILIGISVFTLSLWMGSFGGEAISQVLWSIVAFLFPIGILSLVQGSIYSFTGYSSYDWYAEAMESLPMRILSPLVNIANVDTYNLFTDNTEWRNFMTLAPLSSLLFIGLSFGLGLVMFNRAPQENNGRFFMFTNWLWLVHVIMVLCFAMLGGIILSVISYPTSVTLYVIGFVIGGFLAHLLAKRLLYRLNLKLKS from the coding sequence ATGTTATCTAGCGTATTGCTCAAAAAAGATTGGAAGCAAGTATCACTTTTATGGATGTTGCTCATCACGCTTGCGACACTCGCATATACCATGCCGGTGTGGACCGAGATGCAATACTACGATGAACAGATCCGTGATATTCAACAGAATCCTTCACAATATCAAGAAGGGACGCAAAATGACATCGCTACACTCACGATCGAAGACTTCTTCAGTGCGACAGCTGGGGCTGGTTATATGATTGGTGAATTAGGTACGCTTTTGCCGATCGAGACGGTCGTCTTCCTCTACGTCGTGTTCGGGTTCTTGATGGCATCTGTCTTGATTGGCAGTGAGCGCAACAGTCAAATGTCCGACTTTTCGATGTCACTCCCATTCAGTCGCAACCAGCTTTACATATCGAAATGGTTGATTGGTGTCAGTGGCATCGTCCTTTCTTCGATCATCGGTGGGGCAGTTATGCTCGTCCTCATTCACTCGTCACGCTATGCCTTCTTAATTGAGGGACAGACGTTGAAAGTGACCGCGGTCATCGGTTTGGTCATCCTGATTGGAATCTCTGTCTTCACGCTATCGCTTTGGATGGGCTCGTTCGGAGGAGAGGCGATTTCCCAAGTGCTTTGGTCGATCGTTGCCTTCTTATTCCCGATCGGCATCCTATCATTGGTTCAAGGCTCGATTTATTCGTTTACAGGATATAGCTCGTACGATTGGTATGCAGAAGCAATGGAGAGTCTCCCGATGCGAATTTTGTCGCCACTTGTGAACATTGCGAACGTCGATACGTACAACTTGTTCACTGACAACACGGAATGGCGTAATTTCATGACGCTCGCGCCACTTAGCTCGCTCCTCTTCATCGGGTTGTCGTTCGGGCTTGGACTTGTCATGTTCAACCGGGCTCCGCAAGAAAACAACGGGCGCTTCTTCATGTTCACGAACTGGCTCTGGCTCGTTCATGTCATTATGGTACTTTGTTTCGCCATGCTCGGGGGCATCATTCTCTCGGTCATTTCGTACCCGACGAGTGTCACGCTGTACGTCATCGGCTTCGTAATCGGTGGTTTCCTTGCTCATTTACTTGCGAAACGCCTGCTCTATCGCTTGAACTTGAAACTAAAATCTTGA
- a CDS encoding ABC transporter ATP-binding protein, with the protein MLTVQQLSKTIDRQRVLDDIDFTVGAGEIIALVGRNGAGKTTLLRTMVGIIRPDTGDVRYGPASIFEKSELKRDVIFVPDSADALKHYTVNEAAALYESIYPTFNRSTFRETLTRYNIDNKKIRQLSKGQKAMVTLSLAFAVQAKYYLLDEPTDGLDVVAKSDVLKLMIAQVEARNCSIIVSSHQLHELERIADRIIMIEKGRVKAIMSLEEARETSVKLQVVFNDQVPVELLERKDIEIINVTGRVALFMAKERTKELDTFVDAHDPMLVEEIPMSLEDVFRVQLGGESNVI; encoded by the coding sequence ATGCTGACAGTCCAACAACTGAGTAAGACGATCGATCGACAGCGCGTCTTAGACGACATCGACTTCACCGTCGGCGCCGGAGAAATCATCGCCCTCGTCGGACGGAACGGGGCCGGGAAGACGACGCTCTTACGCACGATGGTCGGGATCATCCGACCGGATACGGGCGACGTCCGTTACGGCCCAGCGAGCATTTTTGAGAAGTCAGAATTAAAACGTGACGTCATCTTCGTCCCAGACTCGGCCGACGCGCTCAAACATTATACAGTCAACGAGGCGGCCGCGCTCTACGAATCGATTTATCCGACGTTCAACCGGTCAACCTTCAGAGAGACGCTTACTCGTTACAACATCGACAACAAGAAGATCCGTCAGCTCTCGAAAGGACAGAAGGCGATGGTGACACTGTCGCTCGCGTTCGCCGTCCAAGCAAAATATTATCTGCTCGATGAACCGACGGACGGACTCGACGTCGTCGCCAAATCCGACGTCTTGAAGCTGATGATCGCCCAAGTCGAGGCACGTAACTGTTCCATCATCGTCTCGAGTCACCAGTTACATGAGCTCGAACGAATCGCCGACCGCATCATCATGATCGAGAAAGGCCGCGTCAAAGCGATCATGTCGCTCGAGGAGGCGCGTGAGACGAGCGTCAAACTGCAAGTCGTCTTCAACGACCAAGTACCGGTCGAACTGCTTGAACGGAAAGATATCGAAATCATCAACGTCACAGGCCGGGTCGCCTTGTTCATGGCGAAAGAACGGACGAAGGAACTCGATACGTTCGTCGATGCGCACGACCCGATGCTCGTCGAAGAGATTCCGATGTCGCTCGAAGACGTGTTCCGAGTTCAACTAGGAGGTGAGTCGAATGTTATCTAG
- a CDS encoding GntR family transcriptional regulator: MLYKIDMKSAEPLYEQIVNQTKALVIRGILRPGDKVMSVRELATDLVINPNTVSKAYQELERLGLLEMHRGRGTFVSEDWVDQDSPRAPILEAIKKLAIDCHYANIALTEALTLFETEYKKVGENHADSPTTE, encoded by the coding sequence ATGTTATATAAAATTGATATGAAAAGCGCGGAACCTTTGTATGAACAAATCGTCAATCAGACGAAGGCGCTCGTCATCCGCGGGATTTTACGGCCGGGCGACAAGGTCATGTCGGTGCGCGAACTCGCGACCGACCTCGTCATCAATCCGAATACGGTCAGTAAGGCGTATCAGGAACTCGAGCGACTCGGCTTGCTCGAGATGCATCGCGGGCGGGGGACGTTCGTCTCCGAGGACTGGGTCGACCAGGACTCGCCGCGCGCACCGATTTTAGAAGCAATCAAGAAGCTCGCCATCGATTGCCATTACGCGAACATCGCGCTCACCGAAGCGCTGACGCTATTTGAGACCGAATATAAGAAAGTAGGGGAGAACCATGCTGACAGTCCAACAACTGAGTAA